A region of the Microcoleus sp. AS-A8 genome:
AAGATGTCGATCCCAAGCGACTGCGGGAGGTCGTTGAATCCGATTTAATTAAAGAGAAAGCGATTAAGTGGCTCGAAGAACACGCCACGATTGAATTGGTACCCAAAGGTTCCTTGACGCCAGCAGAAACAGAAGAAACAGAAGGAGAAGAAACTCAAATTGAGTCTCCAACAGCGTCGGTCGCTCAAGAACCGGAAATTGAGGCCGCGTCCCAGACGATTGACGTACAAGCCGAACCCGCTGAATAGAGAAAAGATGGAGGATGGGAGGGCTATCTCTCCCGATCCCCAAGCCCAAATCCAATGCCTCAGACCGTCAGTCGTCTGCCAATTGAGGCATAATGATCACTAGAAGAATAGTTGTTATATTCCCCCTTTTATGCAGGGGCAAGATAGCACCACGGCTAACTAAAATGCTTTAACGTCTGTTCTATGCTGCAATCTCAGTCCAACGGCTACCAGTTCACGAGCTTAAGTTCCTTTGACATTGGCTCTCTTGGCCCTAGCAACGTCGTCCCGATGGTGGTAGAGCAGTCCGGTATAGGGGAACGCGCTTTTGACATCTACTCACGGCTCTTAAGAGAGCGCATCGTGTTTTTGGGGACGCAGGTAGACGATACTGTCGCTGACTCCATTATTGCCCAACTCCTGTTTTTAGATGCCGAAGATCCCGAAAAAGATATTCAACTCTACATCAACTCGCCCGGTGGTTCAGTAACAGCAGGGATGGCGATGTATGACACCATGCAGCAAATTCGTCCAGATGTTGTTACCATATGCTTCGGCTTAGCTGCCAGCATGGGAGCATTTCTCCTGACCGCCGGAGCGCCCGGTAAACGGATGGCTCTGCCCAATTCCAGAATCATGATTCACCAACCTTTGGGTGGTGCACAGGGACAGGCGATAGATATTGAAATCCAAGCTAGAGAAATTCTTTACCATAAGCGGACGCTGAACCAGTTACTGGCTCATCATACGGGTCAGTCGCTCGAAAAAATCGAAGCAGATACTGAGCGCGACTTCTTTATGTCAGCGGCTGAGGCGAAAGACTATGGTTTGATCGATCAGGTCATCACCAGGCAGAATCTTCCCAAGTCGGAAGCAGCTGTCACTCCTATCAAGTAAGAGGCTTCATATGTCTAAATACGACTCCCATCTAAAATGTTCGTTTTGCGGCAAGTCTCAGGAGCAGGTGCGTAAGCTAATTGCAGGGCCAGGAGTTTATATCTGCGATGAATGCGTTGACCTGTGTAACGAAATTCTAGATGAGGAGTTGCTCGACTCGAGTGGGCCAGCTCCCCAACCCGTACCCCCCAAAGAACCCCCGCAGAAGCGTCGCGCTCGTGCTTCGGGTCTCTCGTTGAATCAAATTCCCAAACCCAGGGAATTGAAAAAGTACTTGGATGAGCATGTTATTGGTCAAGACGACGCCAAGAAAGTTCTCTCGGTTGCCGTCTATAACCACTACAAGCGCCTGAGCTTTATTCAGTCTAAGGGCACTGGCAAGGCGGGGTTGGAGGATGTGGTAGAGCTGCAAAAGTCCAATATTCTCCTGATGGGGCCGACCGGTTGCGGGAAAACCCTTCTGGCTCAGACGTTAGCGAGTGTATTGGATGTACCTTTTGCGGTCGCCGATGCCACGACGCTGACGGAAGCCGGCTATGTCGGG
Encoded here:
- the clpP gene encoding ATP-dependent Clp endopeptidase proteolytic subunit ClpP, coding for MVVEQSGIGERAFDIYSRLLRERIVFLGTQVDDTVADSIIAQLLFLDAEDPEKDIQLYINSPGGSVTAGMAMYDTMQQIRPDVVTICFGLAASMGAFLLTAGAPGKRMALPNSRIMIHQPLGGAQGQAIDIEIQAREILYHKRTLNQLLAHHTGQSLEKIEADTERDFFMSAAEAKDYGLIDQVITRQNLPKSEAAVTPIK